A DNA window from Salvelinus sp. IW2-2015 linkage group LG4q.1:29, ASM291031v2, whole genome shotgun sequence contains the following coding sequences:
- the LOC111961489 gene encoding AP2-associated protein kinase 1 isoform X4 gives MRKFFDSSRRELVSSGPGSGGGSSGSSHVGGNLIGRSCTIGRHQVTIEETVAEGGFAIVFLVRTSQGLRCALKRMYVNNEHDLQVCKREIQIMKDLVGHKNIVGYLDSSITTCGGGDVWEVLILMDYCKGGQVVNLMNQRLQTGFTEAEVLQIFCDTCDAVSRLHQGKTPIIHRDLKVENILLHDKGHYVLCDFGSATNKFQNPQIEGVPIVDDEIKKYTTLSYRAPEMVNLYNSKIITTKADIWAMGCLLYKLCYFTLPFGESQVAICDASFTIPDNSRYSYNLHCLIRYMLEPDPDKRPDIYQVSYFAFKLARRDCPVQNVKNSPIPAQLPEPIKASEAAAAKKSQSQTQSKARLTDPVPTTETSITPRQRPKAGHAQPSAGILPIQPAALTPRKRANLPALPLGVNLNLAQQAAALQSQKAQTTAPPQPVTGRSQNPPSQATLQLGGKPQAGAQQKQLGQLQQQPIAAAGAAVTAAGGGVPPVQAKTEAPSAPLQTVPPSLASPTPQKAQVPSSPAPPKAPARRKQAGQSQAQQQPTIQPTPAQPPTAQQPTAQQQPVPLQPVAQQPVAQLEAAQQPPVQAQSIPAKTSQNTAETETTSLPALSKTPPHSPKAAERTPSDFTQNSVGGLPGSDSTQPLQEATAEDGLDQLISVGTIPPNSTQSLQQSMCEPAQDGNFAAFAPSPASAPGPPIGSLSQPAWNPFGDDDFSNLSAEHLINKDLVDEQADDVSAEVETVPTEDLIPGLLEVSSPRETAPQPAEVEQSEDLLGLDTGESLLTVPVPFSILALSDTPDPLLVEDTLLGCSLISPPSGAYSFSSALASTGTGSVLDEFDLVSAGCTQLLADSSDLLISGFEPAPSAEMGNEDEFDPIPVTGSKNSSQDLQREPSSCETLPGSSRTDSSGPAVEEEHRQRLPFADSSIIPPSLYPDETNSHLLPSKSSDQPIKPGQKQSQCLSPPTQQHPVPSPDIFLQAPFRIAGKEGRDVFTNSPYPLAHKPALPSDPFLQAPFGKRNEIAGAAVTVSHPPQPNKQPLCQVQPNTHHPHSLLHPSVQGKALFTPVAAPRPIIRQAQPRYSRCSEVPLPQQPVAAHRVVSSVGQQAAVGSVAVGPLHSWTIGGRAIVDPFLRAPFHPRCQQGKP, from the exons GGGGGTTTGCCATCGTGTTCCTGGTACGAACCAGCCAAGGACTCCGCTGTGCCCTCAAGAGGATGTATGTCAATAATGAGCACGACCTGCAGGTGTGCAAGCGAGAGATCCAGATCATG AAGGACCTGGTCGGCCATAAGAACATCGTTGGCTATCTGGACTCTAGTATCACCACttgtggaggaggagatgtgtggGAAGTGCTCATCCTCATGGACTACTGTAAAG GGGGCCAGGTGGTGAACCTGATGAACCAGCGTCTGCAGACAGGCTTCACAGAGGCAGAGGTGCTGCAGATCTTCTGTGACACGTGTGACGCCGTGTCTCGACTGCACCAGGGCAAGACACCCATCATTCACAGGGACCTCAAG GTGGAGAACATCCTGTTACATGATAAAGGCCACTATGTGCTGTGTGACTTTGGCAGTGCTACCAATAAGTTCCAGAACCCACAGATTGAAGGAGTGCCAATAGTCGATGATGAAATAAAAAA GTACACCACTCTGTCATATCGTGCCCCTGAGATGGTAAACCTCTACAATAGCAAGATTATCACTACTAAAGCTGACATATGG gCGATGGGCTGTTTGCTGTATAAGCTGTGCTACTTCACTCTACCCTTCGGGGAGAGTCAGGTGGCCATCTGTGATGCCAGCTTCACCATTCCTGATAATTCCCGCTACTCCTACAACCTGCACTGCCTCATCC GGTACATGCTGGAGCCCGACCCTGACAAAAGGCCTGACATCTACCAGGTGTCCTACTTTGCTTTTAAATTGGCTCGTCGGGACTGCCCTGTTCAGAATGTGAAG AACTCTCCAATTCCTGCTCAACTCCCTGAGCCAATCAAAGCCAGTGAGGCAGCTGCAGCGAAGAAGAGCCAGAGCCAGACACAGAGTAAGGCTAG GTTGACAGATCCTGTCCCCACCACTGAGACCTCCATCACGCCGCGGCAGAGGCCCAAAGCTGGCCATGCCCAGCCCAGCGCTGGCATCCTACCCATTCAACCGGCTGCCCTCACCCCTCGCAAACGGGCCAATCTCCCTGCCCTTCCTCTAG GAGTCAACTTAAACCTTGCCCAGCAAGCGGCAGCCCTCCAATCACAGAAGGCACAGACCACAGCTCCGCCTCAGCCAGTGACCGGCCGTTCACAGAACCCTCCTAGTCAGGCCACACTTCAGCTGGGTGGAAAGCCCCAAGCTGGTGCTCAGCAGAAGCAG CTAGGGCAACTGCAGCAGCAGCCAATCgcggcagcaggagcagcagtcACCGCAGCAGGGGGAGGAGTCCCACCTGTGCAGGCCAAGACGGAGGCCCCGAGCGCCCCACTACAGACCGTGCCTCCCTCGCTGGCTAGTCCCACCCCCCAGAAGGCCCAGGTCCCGTCTAGTCCAGCCCCACCCAAAGCCCCAGCACGTCGTAAGCAGGCCGGCCAGAGCCAAGCCCAGCAGCAGCCAACCATTCAGCCCACTCCAGCCCAACCTCCGACTGCACAGCAGCCTACAGCTCAGCAGCAACCAGTTCCTCTACAACCAGTTGCCCAGCAACCAGTGGCCCAGCTAGAAGCGGCACAACAGCCACCTGTCCAGGCCCAGTCCATCCCTGCTAAAACCAGTCAGAACACAGCTGAGACAGAAACG ACTTCTCTTCCTGCTCTGTCCAAGACCCCGCCCCACTCTCCAAAGGCTGCAGAGCGCACCCCGAGTGACTTTACCCAGAATTCGGTCGGTGGGCTACCTGGAAGTGACTCCACCCAGCCACTGCAGGAGGCCACAGCAGAAGATGGCCTCGACCAGTTAAT ATCTGTTGGTACAATTCCACCCAATTCTACCCAGTCCCTTCAGCAGAGTATGTGTGAACCTGCCCAGGATGGCAACTTTGCTGCCTTTGCCCCTTCCCCTGCCTCTGCCCCTGGCCCTCCCATCGGCTCCCTCAGTCAGCCCGCCTGGAACCCTTTTGGTGATGATGACTTCTCCAATCTCAGTGCGGAGCATCTGATTAACAAAGACTTGGTTGACGAACAGGCTGATG ACGTGTCTGCAGAGGTGGAGACGGTCCCCACAGAGGACCTGATAcctggcctgctggaggtctccTCCCCTCGGGAAACAGCCCCCCAACCTGCTG AAGTAGAGCAATCTGAAGACCTCCTTGGCCTGGATACAGGAGAGTCTTTGTTGACTGTTCCTGTCCCGTTCAGCATCCTAGCACTCTCAGACACTCCAG ACCCCCTGCTTGTGGAAGACACTCTGCTGggctgctctctcatctctcccccctctggagcctactctttctcctctgctctcgctTCCACTGGCACTGGGTCTGTTCTGGATGAGTTTGACCTGGTATCTGCGGGTTGCACCCAGCTGCTGGCAG ACTCCTCTGATCTCCTGATCTCAGGCTTTGAGCCTGCGCCAAGTGCAGAGATGGGCAACGAGGATGAGTTTGACCCCATCCCTGTCACGGGCTCCAAAAACTCCTCTCAAG ACCTGCAGAGGGAACCTAGCAGCTGTGAGACACTACCAGGTTCCTCCAGGACCGACAGCTCTGGACCAGCTGTTGAAGAGGAGCACAGACAGAGACTTCCCTTTGCCGACAGCAGCATCATTCCCCCCTCACTGTATCCAGATGAGACAAACTCCCACCTGTTGCCTTCTAAGTCCTCTGACCAGCCAATCAAGCCCGGCCAGAAACAGTCCCAGTGTCTCTCACCTCCTACACAGCAGCACCCAGTCCCCTCCCCTGATATCTTCCTGCAGGCCCCTTTCAGGATTGcagggaaagaagggagagatgTGTTTACCAACTCCCCTTACCCTCTGGCCCACAAGCCTGCTCTGCCATCTGATCCTTTCCTCCAGGCCCCCTTTGGGAAGAGGAATGAGATAGCTGGGGCTGCTGTCACTGTCTCTCACCCTCCACAGCCCAACAAACAGCCCCTCTGCCAGGTCCAGCCAAACACCCACCATCCCCATAGTCTTTTACATCCCAGTGTCCAGGGGAAGGCCCTGTTCACACCTGTTGCTGCCCCTAGGCCCATCATCCGGCAGGCCCAGCCCAGGTACTCCCGGTGCTCAGAGGTCCCCCTGCCCCAGCAGCCTGTCGCAGCCCACCGCGTGGTCTCCAGTGTGGGGCAGCAGGCTGCTGTGGGCTCGGTGGCTGTGGGCCCCCTGCACTCCTGGACCATTGGAGGCAGAGCTATAGTGGATCCATTCCTCAGGGCTCCCTTCCACCCCAGATGCCAACAGGGAAAGCCTTGA
- the LOC111961489 gene encoding AP2-associated protein kinase 1 isoform X5 produces MRKFFDSSRRELVSSGPGSGGGSSGSSHVGGNLIGRSCTIGRHQVTIEETVAEGGFAIVFLVRTSQGLRCALKRMYVNNEHDLQVCKREIQIMKDLVGHKNIVGYLDSSITTCGGGDVWEVLILMDYCKGGQVVNLMNQRLQTGFTEAEVLQIFCDTCDAVSRLHQGKTPIIHRDLKVENILLHDKGHYVLCDFGSATNKFQNPQIEGVPIVDDEIKKYTTLSYRAPEMVNLYNSKIITTKADIWAMGCLLYKLCYFTLPFGESQVAICDASFTIPDNSRYSYNLHCLIRYMLEPDPDKRPDIYQVSYFAFKLARRDCPVQNVKNSPIPAQLPEPIKASEAAAAKKSQSQTQSKARLTDPVPTTETSITPRQRPKAGHAQPSAGILPIQPAALTPRKRANLPALPLGVNLNLAQQAAALQSQKAQTTAPPQPVTGRSQNPPSQATLQLGGKPQAGAQQKQTSLPALSKTPPHSPKAAERTPSDFTQNSVGGLPGSDSTQPLQEATAEDGLDQLISVGTIPPNSTQSLQQSMCEPAQDGNFAAFAPSPASAPGPPIGSLSQPAWNPFGDDDFSNLSAEHLINKDLVDEQADDVSAEVETVPTEDLIPGLLEVSSPRETAPQPAEVEQSEDLLGLDTGESLLTVPVPFSILALSDTPEKLIEGLKSPDTHLLLPDLLSMADPFSGTMEEAVNVVGPTEEFLVSLDFLIPGLEAPVSQSETDSALLPDPLLVEDTLLGCSLISPPSGAYSFSSALASTGTGSVLDEFDLVSAGCTQLLADSSDLLISGFEPAPSAEMGNEDEFDPIPVTGSKNSSQDLQREPSSCETLPGSSRTDSSGPAVEEEHRQRLPFADSSIIPPSLYPDETNSHLLPSKSSDQPIKPGQKQSQCLSPPTQQHPVPSPDIFLQAPFRIAGKEGRDVFTNSPYPLAHKPALPSDPFLQAPFGKRNEIAGAAVTVSHPPQPNKQPLCQVQPNTHHPHSLLHPSVQGKALFTPVAAPRPIIRQAQPRYSRCSEVPLPQQPVAAHRVVSSVGQQAAVGSVAVGPLHSWTIGGRAIVDPFLRAPFHPRCQQGKP; encoded by the exons GGGGGTTTGCCATCGTGTTCCTGGTACGAACCAGCCAAGGACTCCGCTGTGCCCTCAAGAGGATGTATGTCAATAATGAGCACGACCTGCAGGTGTGCAAGCGAGAGATCCAGATCATG AAGGACCTGGTCGGCCATAAGAACATCGTTGGCTATCTGGACTCTAGTATCACCACttgtggaggaggagatgtgtggGAAGTGCTCATCCTCATGGACTACTGTAAAG GGGGCCAGGTGGTGAACCTGATGAACCAGCGTCTGCAGACAGGCTTCACAGAGGCAGAGGTGCTGCAGATCTTCTGTGACACGTGTGACGCCGTGTCTCGACTGCACCAGGGCAAGACACCCATCATTCACAGGGACCTCAAG GTGGAGAACATCCTGTTACATGATAAAGGCCACTATGTGCTGTGTGACTTTGGCAGTGCTACCAATAAGTTCCAGAACCCACAGATTGAAGGAGTGCCAATAGTCGATGATGAAATAAAAAA GTACACCACTCTGTCATATCGTGCCCCTGAGATGGTAAACCTCTACAATAGCAAGATTATCACTACTAAAGCTGACATATGG gCGATGGGCTGTTTGCTGTATAAGCTGTGCTACTTCACTCTACCCTTCGGGGAGAGTCAGGTGGCCATCTGTGATGCCAGCTTCACCATTCCTGATAATTCCCGCTACTCCTACAACCTGCACTGCCTCATCC GGTACATGCTGGAGCCCGACCCTGACAAAAGGCCTGACATCTACCAGGTGTCCTACTTTGCTTTTAAATTGGCTCGTCGGGACTGCCCTGTTCAGAATGTGAAG AACTCTCCAATTCCTGCTCAACTCCCTGAGCCAATCAAAGCCAGTGAGGCAGCTGCAGCGAAGAAGAGCCAGAGCCAGACACAGAGTAAGGCTAG GTTGACAGATCCTGTCCCCACCACTGAGACCTCCATCACGCCGCGGCAGAGGCCCAAAGCTGGCCATGCCCAGCCCAGCGCTGGCATCCTACCCATTCAACCGGCTGCCCTCACCCCTCGCAAACGGGCCAATCTCCCTGCCCTTCCTCTAG GAGTCAACTTAAACCTTGCCCAGCAAGCGGCAGCCCTCCAATCACAGAAGGCACAGACCACAGCTCCGCCTCAGCCAGTGACCGGCCGTTCACAGAACCCTCCTAGTCAGGCCACACTTCAGCTGGGTGGAAAGCCCCAAGCTGGTGCTCAGCAGAAGCAG ACTTCTCTTCCTGCTCTGTCCAAGACCCCGCCCCACTCTCCAAAGGCTGCAGAGCGCACCCCGAGTGACTTTACCCAGAATTCGGTCGGTGGGCTACCTGGAAGTGACTCCACCCAGCCACTGCAGGAGGCCACAGCAGAAGATGGCCTCGACCAGTTAAT ATCTGTTGGTACAATTCCACCCAATTCTACCCAGTCCCTTCAGCAGAGTATGTGTGAACCTGCCCAGGATGGCAACTTTGCTGCCTTTGCCCCTTCCCCTGCCTCTGCCCCTGGCCCTCCCATCGGCTCCCTCAGTCAGCCCGCCTGGAACCCTTTTGGTGATGATGACTTCTCCAATCTCAGTGCGGAGCATCTGATTAACAAAGACTTGGTTGACGAACAGGCTGATG ACGTGTCTGCAGAGGTGGAGACGGTCCCCACAGAGGACCTGATAcctggcctgctggaggtctccTCCCCTCGGGAAACAGCCCCCCAACCTGCTG AAGTAGAGCAATCTGAAGACCTCCTTGGCCTGGATACAGGAGAGTCTTTGTTGACTGTTCCTGTCCCGTTCAGCATCCTAGCACTCTCAGACACTCCAG AGAAGCTTATTGAGGGACTGAAGTCCCCAGATACACACCTCCTGCTCCCTGACCTCCTGTCCATGGCTGATCCTTTTAGTGGAACTATGGAGGAGGCTGTCAATG TAGTGGGTCCAACAGAGGAGTTTCTGGTGAGTCTGGACTTTCTGATCCCTGGTCTGGAAGCTCCTGTGTCCCAGTCTGAGACAGACTCTGCACTGCTTCCTG ACCCCCTGCTTGTGGAAGACACTCTGCTGggctgctctctcatctctcccccctctggagcctactctttctcctctgctctcgctTCCACTGGCACTGGGTCTGTTCTGGATGAGTTTGACCTGGTATCTGCGGGTTGCACCCAGCTGCTGGCAG ACTCCTCTGATCTCCTGATCTCAGGCTTTGAGCCTGCGCCAAGTGCAGAGATGGGCAACGAGGATGAGTTTGACCCCATCCCTGTCACGGGCTCCAAAAACTCCTCTCAAG ACCTGCAGAGGGAACCTAGCAGCTGTGAGACACTACCAGGTTCCTCCAGGACCGACAGCTCTGGACCAGCTGTTGAAGAGGAGCACAGACAGAGACTTCCCTTTGCCGACAGCAGCATCATTCCCCCCTCACTGTATCCAGATGAGACAAACTCCCACCTGTTGCCTTCTAAGTCCTCTGACCAGCCAATCAAGCCCGGCCAGAAACAGTCCCAGTGTCTCTCACCTCCTACACAGCAGCACCCAGTCCCCTCCCCTGATATCTTCCTGCAGGCCCCTTTCAGGATTGcagggaaagaagggagagatgTGTTTACCAACTCCCCTTACCCTCTGGCCCACAAGCCTGCTCTGCCATCTGATCCTTTCCTCCAGGCCCCCTTTGGGAAGAGGAATGAGATAGCTGGGGCTGCTGTCACTGTCTCTCACCCTCCACAGCCCAACAAACAGCCCCTCTGCCAGGTCCAGCCAAACACCCACCATCCCCATAGTCTTTTACATCCCAGTGTCCAGGGGAAGGCCCTGTTCACACCTGTTGCTGCCCCTAGGCCCATCATCCGGCAGGCCCAGCCCAGGTACTCCCGGTGCTCAGAGGTCCCCCTGCCCCAGCAGCCTGTCGCAGCCCACCGCGTGGTCTCCAGTGTGGGGCAGCAGGCTGCTGTGGGCTCGGTGGCTGTGGGCCCCCTGCACTCCTGGACCATTGGAGGCAGAGCTATAGTGGATCCATTCCTCAGGGCTCCCTTCCACCCCAGATGCCAACAGGGAAAGCCTTGA
- the LOC111961489 gene encoding AP2-associated protein kinase 1 isoform X6, with product MRKFFDSSRRELVSSGPGSGGGSSGSSHVGGNLIGRSCTIGRHQVTIEETVAEGGFAIVFLVRTSQGLRCALKRMYVNNEHDLQVCKREIQIMKDLVGHKNIVGYLDSSITTCGGGDVWEVLILMDYCKGGQVVNLMNQRLQTGFTEAEVLQIFCDTCDAVSRLHQGKTPIIHRDLKVENILLHDKGHYVLCDFGSATNKFQNPQIEGVPIVDDEIKKYTTLSYRAPEMVNLYNSKIITTKADIWAMGCLLYKLCYFTLPFGESQVAICDASFTIPDNSRYSYNLHCLIRYMLEPDPDKRPDIYQVSYFAFKLARRDCPVQNVKNSPIPAQLPEPIKASEAAAAKKSQSQTQSKARLTDPVPTTETSITPRQRPKAGHAQPSAGILPIQPAALTPRKRANLPALPLGVNLNLAQQAAALQSQKAQTTAPPQPVTGRSQNPPSQATLQLGGKPQAGAQQKQLGQLQQQPIAAAGAAVTAAGGGVPPVQAKTEAPSAPLQTVPPSLASPTPQKAQVPSSPAPPKAPARRKQAGQSQAQQQPTIQPTPAQPPTAQQPTAQQQPVPLQPVAQQPVAQLEAAQQPPVQAQSIPAKTSQNTAETETTSLPALSKTPPHSPKAAERTPSDFTQNSVGGLPGSDSTQPLQEATAEDGLDQLISVGTIPPNSTQSLQQSMCEPAQDGNFAAFAPSPASAPGPPIGSLSQPAWNPFGDDDFSNLSAEHLINKDLVDEQADDVSAEVETVPTEDLIPGLLEVSSPRETAPQPAEVEQSEDLLGLDTGESLLTVPVPFSILALSDTPEKLIEGLKSPDTHLLLPDLLSMADPFSGTMEEAVNVVGPTEEFLVSLDFLIPGLEAPVSQSETDSALLPDPLLVEDTLLGCSLISPPSGAYSFSSALASTGTGSVLDEFDLVSAGCTQLLADSSDLLISGFEPAPSAEMGNEDEFDPIPVTGSKNSSQVSGGHSRSNSGSSESSLPSLARSLLMVDQLIDL from the exons GGGGGTTTGCCATCGTGTTCCTGGTACGAACCAGCCAAGGACTCCGCTGTGCCCTCAAGAGGATGTATGTCAATAATGAGCACGACCTGCAGGTGTGCAAGCGAGAGATCCAGATCATG AAGGACCTGGTCGGCCATAAGAACATCGTTGGCTATCTGGACTCTAGTATCACCACttgtggaggaggagatgtgtggGAAGTGCTCATCCTCATGGACTACTGTAAAG GGGGCCAGGTGGTGAACCTGATGAACCAGCGTCTGCAGACAGGCTTCACAGAGGCAGAGGTGCTGCAGATCTTCTGTGACACGTGTGACGCCGTGTCTCGACTGCACCAGGGCAAGACACCCATCATTCACAGGGACCTCAAG GTGGAGAACATCCTGTTACATGATAAAGGCCACTATGTGCTGTGTGACTTTGGCAGTGCTACCAATAAGTTCCAGAACCCACAGATTGAAGGAGTGCCAATAGTCGATGATGAAATAAAAAA GTACACCACTCTGTCATATCGTGCCCCTGAGATGGTAAACCTCTACAATAGCAAGATTATCACTACTAAAGCTGACATATGG gCGATGGGCTGTTTGCTGTATAAGCTGTGCTACTTCACTCTACCCTTCGGGGAGAGTCAGGTGGCCATCTGTGATGCCAGCTTCACCATTCCTGATAATTCCCGCTACTCCTACAACCTGCACTGCCTCATCC GGTACATGCTGGAGCCCGACCCTGACAAAAGGCCTGACATCTACCAGGTGTCCTACTTTGCTTTTAAATTGGCTCGTCGGGACTGCCCTGTTCAGAATGTGAAG AACTCTCCAATTCCTGCTCAACTCCCTGAGCCAATCAAAGCCAGTGAGGCAGCTGCAGCGAAGAAGAGCCAGAGCCAGACACAGAGTAAGGCTAG GTTGACAGATCCTGTCCCCACCACTGAGACCTCCATCACGCCGCGGCAGAGGCCCAAAGCTGGCCATGCCCAGCCCAGCGCTGGCATCCTACCCATTCAACCGGCTGCCCTCACCCCTCGCAAACGGGCCAATCTCCCTGCCCTTCCTCTAG GAGTCAACTTAAACCTTGCCCAGCAAGCGGCAGCCCTCCAATCACAGAAGGCACAGACCACAGCTCCGCCTCAGCCAGTGACCGGCCGTTCACAGAACCCTCCTAGTCAGGCCACACTTCAGCTGGGTGGAAAGCCCCAAGCTGGTGCTCAGCAGAAGCAG CTAGGGCAACTGCAGCAGCAGCCAATCgcggcagcaggagcagcagtcACCGCAGCAGGGGGAGGAGTCCCACCTGTGCAGGCCAAGACGGAGGCCCCGAGCGCCCCACTACAGACCGTGCCTCCCTCGCTGGCTAGTCCCACCCCCCAGAAGGCCCAGGTCCCGTCTAGTCCAGCCCCACCCAAAGCCCCAGCACGTCGTAAGCAGGCCGGCCAGAGCCAAGCCCAGCAGCAGCCAACCATTCAGCCCACTCCAGCCCAACCTCCGACTGCACAGCAGCCTACAGCTCAGCAGCAACCAGTTCCTCTACAACCAGTTGCCCAGCAACCAGTGGCCCAGCTAGAAGCGGCACAACAGCCACCTGTCCAGGCCCAGTCCATCCCTGCTAAAACCAGTCAGAACACAGCTGAGACAGAAACG ACTTCTCTTCCTGCTCTGTCCAAGACCCCGCCCCACTCTCCAAAGGCTGCAGAGCGCACCCCGAGTGACTTTACCCAGAATTCGGTCGGTGGGCTACCTGGAAGTGACTCCACCCAGCCACTGCAGGAGGCCACAGCAGAAGATGGCCTCGACCAGTTAAT ATCTGTTGGTACAATTCCACCCAATTCTACCCAGTCCCTTCAGCAGAGTATGTGTGAACCTGCCCAGGATGGCAACTTTGCTGCCTTTGCCCCTTCCCCTGCCTCTGCCCCTGGCCCTCCCATCGGCTCCCTCAGTCAGCCCGCCTGGAACCCTTTTGGTGATGATGACTTCTCCAATCTCAGTGCGGAGCATCTGATTAACAAAGACTTGGTTGACGAACAGGCTGATG ACGTGTCTGCAGAGGTGGAGACGGTCCCCACAGAGGACCTGATAcctggcctgctggaggtctccTCCCCTCGGGAAACAGCCCCCCAACCTGCTG AAGTAGAGCAATCTGAAGACCTCCTTGGCCTGGATACAGGAGAGTCTTTGTTGACTGTTCCTGTCCCGTTCAGCATCCTAGCACTCTCAGACACTCCAG AGAAGCTTATTGAGGGACTGAAGTCCCCAGATACACACCTCCTGCTCCCTGACCTCCTGTCCATGGCTGATCCTTTTAGTGGAACTATGGAGGAGGCTGTCAATG TAGTGGGTCCAACAGAGGAGTTTCTGGTGAGTCTGGACTTTCTGATCCCTGGTCTGGAAGCTCCTGTGTCCCAGTCTGAGACAGACTCTGCACTGCTTCCTG ACCCCCTGCTTGTGGAAGACACTCTGCTGggctgctctctcatctctcccccctctggagcctactctttctcctctgctctcgctTCCACTGGCACTGGGTCTGTTCTGGATGAGTTTGACCTGGTATCTGCGGGTTGCACCCAGCTGCTGGCAG ACTCCTCTGATCTCCTGATCTCAGGCTTTGAGCCTGCGCCAAGTGCAGAGATGGGCAACGAGGATGAGTTTGACCCCATCCCTGTCACGGGCTCCAAAAACTCCTCTCAAG TTTCAGGAGGCCACTCTCGCAGTAACAGTGGCAGCTCTGAGTCCAGCCTGCCCAGCCTGGCCCGCTCCCTGCTCATGGTGGACCAGCTCATCGACCTGTAG